One window of the Granulicella arctica genome contains the following:
- a CDS encoding response regulator — MNTTHLISVLSVDDHPIVREGIAGAVDGEPDMHLIGEATNGLEAVALHRLHRPDITLMDLQMPEMSGLEALETIRSEAPSARIIILTTYDGDVQAVRALRAGAQGYLLKSMLRKDLLATIRAVHNGERCIPAEIAKLIAEHVGDTVLTTREIQVLRLVAGGHSNKLTAARLSVSEDTVKNHMSSILTKLSANDRTHAVTIAMRRGFLDG, encoded by the coding sequence ATGAACACTACTCACCTCATAAGCGTGCTCAGCGTCGACGACCATCCAATCGTTCGCGAGGGCATCGCTGGGGCGGTCGACGGTGAACCTGACATGCACTTGATTGGCGAGGCCACAAATGGACTCGAAGCGGTCGCGCTCCATCGGCTTCACAGACCGGACATCACCTTGATGGATCTCCAAATGCCGGAGATGAGCGGGTTAGAAGCGCTTGAAACCATTCGCAGCGAAGCACCTTCGGCTCGCATCATCATTCTCACTACATACGACGGAGATGTTCAAGCGGTACGTGCTCTACGTGCAGGCGCACAGGGGTATCTGCTAAAGAGCATGCTCCGCAAGGACCTTCTAGCAACGATCCGCGCAGTACACAATGGAGAGCGCTGCATTCCTGCGGAAATCGCGAAGCTCATCGCGGAGCATGTTGGCGATACAGTTTTGACGACGCGAGAGATCCAGGTCCTGCGACTCGTTGCGGGCGGTCACTCGAATAAACTCACCGCAGCGCGCCTCTCTGTTTCGGAAGACACCGTCAAGAATCATATGAGTAGCATTCTTACGAAGCTATCCGCGAACGATCGAACTCATGCTGTAACGATCGCGATGAGGCGCGGCTTCCTCGACGGATAA
- a CDS encoding ATP-binding protein, whose protein sequence is MTSNVLQMVDPGRIQHNLLPPPTKIEALLADHKSYPIAKTMRLLARTRDVQIDYTGLSFVAPQKVTFRYRLLGAENDWSDVTTRRQAFYMNLGPGTYTFQVQASNNDGVWNRSGESITFVIPPTLIQTLWFRILIVAILLLVLVAGIVARMRYLSEAIRSQLSERMVERERIARELHDTLLQGFQGLILRFGTAARQIPKGEPSKAMMESALDRADEVLLEGRSRVRDLRADDVTSSDLLTALSDFSDELTIGQAAAFVVTKVGDERELHPIVREEAYWIGREALSNAQLHAFATAIRLSLDFGPKTFVMTCSDNGRGIESGILAAGVREGHWGLSGMRERAAKIGGTVRITCDGEPGTRVTLRVPAAVAYRKSKGQSRVERLKMLFR, encoded by the coding sequence GTGACATCAAATGTCCTACAGATGGTCGATCCCGGCCGAATCCAGCATAATCTCCTGCCTCCGCCGACCAAGATCGAAGCGCTCCTCGCAGACCACAAAAGCTATCCGATCGCCAAGACAATGCGCCTGCTTGCCCGCACACGAGACGTTCAGATCGACTACACGGGACTCAGCTTCGTCGCACCGCAGAAGGTGACCTTCCGATATCGGCTCCTCGGTGCGGAGAACGATTGGAGCGATGTCACCACGAGGCGTCAGGCCTTCTACATGAACCTTGGGCCTGGCACCTATACCTTTCAGGTGCAAGCTTCGAATAACGACGGTGTTTGGAATCGGTCCGGCGAATCCATCACATTTGTGATTCCGCCAACACTGATACAAACCTTGTGGTTTCGGATTCTCATTGTCGCCATTCTTCTATTGGTGCTTGTCGCCGGGATCGTCGCCCGTATGCGTTACTTGAGTGAAGCGATTCGCTCACAGCTTTCAGAACGCATGGTGGAGCGGGAGCGCATTGCGCGTGAATTGCACGATACGCTTCTGCAGGGCTTCCAAGGGCTGATCCTGCGCTTTGGTACAGCTGCAAGGCAAATACCAAAAGGTGAACCCTCAAAGGCAATGATGGAGAGTGCGCTTGATCGCGCCGACGAGGTGCTCCTTGAAGGACGAAGCAGGGTGAGAGATCTGCGTGCTGATGATGTAACTTCTTCAGACCTGCTGACTGCTCTCAGCGACTTCAGTGATGAGTTGACGATTGGACAAGCCGCGGCATTCGTTGTCACAAAGGTCGGCGACGAGCGCGAACTCCACCCCATTGTTCGGGAAGAGGCCTACTGGATTGGGCGTGAAGCGCTGTCAAATGCCCAGTTACATGCTTTCGCTACAGCAATCCGTCTAAGCCTGGATTTTGGCCCCAAAACGTTTGTGATGACATGCTCGGACAATGGCCGCGGGATCGAATCTGGCATTTTGGCGGCTGGTGTTCGCGAAGGCCATTGGGGGCTGAGTGGCATGAGAGAGCGCGCCGCCAAAATCGGCGGTACAGTGAGGATCACCTGCGACGGAGAGCCGGGAACACGCGTGACGCTACGCGTACCGGCAGCAGTCGCCTATCGGAAGTCCAAAGGTCAAAGCAGGGTCGAGCGACTCAAGATGCTTTTCCGGTGA
- a CDS encoding TolC family protein, with product MTTNGRTQSTGSGSSPQNTVDTPRPFNPGQNTTNPSAFAVQSQNPFLGSVPTGRVVPGVLEFSLRAAVELALRTNLGYIDSEQDHQRSRAARLRALSTLLPQIGVESTEDYRNLVMDALGTEKLGVPHVVQGYNYQTAHATLQQRVVDVQALHDLKASSKEMEASAASMADARNIVVLASVSSYLLVAASQTRLETARAQFATAKTIESILSSRVVHDLSPQIDEIRAHVAMRSAELRVTLATTTLEKDKLALTRIIGLPIEQEFTLTDGLRYLETPSTNQAELLSKAAEKRQDLRAARARLDAAELSVKAERAQRLPSVEVLANGGETGITYGHPYRDYDVEGRISVPIFTGRRIEADVLDAKATANRRRAEFADTQARAVFDVRTALLDLTAASKSVEVSLENQALAVEGLRQAKDRFDVGVSNAADLIQAQQSVAEAEDNRIASIYAHQVAKLLLIRATGTAEQDYLSYLGAH from the coding sequence TTGACAACAAATGGTCGAACGCAAAGTACCGGAAGCGGGAGCTCTCCGCAAAATACGGTTGACACCCCTCGTCCCTTCAACCCCGGTCAGAACACCACCAACCCAAGCGCATTTGCGGTGCAATCGCAGAATCCCTTCCTTGGCAGCGTGCCGACAGGACGGGTGGTTCCCGGGGTTCTTGAGTTCTCTTTACGCGCCGCCGTGGAATTAGCACTTCGAACAAACCTTGGTTACATCGACTCGGAACAAGATCACCAGCGGTCGCGTGCTGCAAGGCTTCGCGCTCTCTCGACGTTGCTTCCGCAGATTGGGGTCGAATCCACTGAGGACTACAGAAATCTCGTGATGGACGCCTTGGGCACGGAGAAGCTTGGCGTACCGCACGTCGTCCAAGGCTATAACTACCAGACGGCTCACGCCACACTCCAACAGCGAGTTGTAGATGTCCAGGCACTGCATGATCTGAAAGCTTCGAGCAAAGAGATGGAGGCCTCGGCTGCATCGATGGCTGACGCCAGGAATATCGTCGTTCTGGCCTCAGTCAGTTCTTACCTGCTAGTCGCGGCGAGTCAAACTAGGCTCGAAACCGCAAGAGCGCAGTTCGCAACCGCCAAGACCATTGAGTCCATTCTGTCGAGCAGGGTGGTACATGACCTTTCTCCTCAGATTGACGAGATACGAGCGCACGTCGCTATGCGTTCTGCGGAGCTTCGGGTGACTCTTGCGACGACCACGCTGGAGAAGGACAAGCTAGCCCTAACTCGGATCATTGGTCTACCCATCGAGCAAGAGTTCACGTTGACAGACGGGTTGAGGTACCTTGAAACCCCTTCCACCAATCAGGCGGAACTGCTATCGAAAGCCGCAGAAAAGCGCCAAGACTTACGAGCTGCGAGGGCGCGCCTCGATGCAGCTGAGCTGAGTGTGAAGGCGGAACGAGCACAGCGGTTGCCGTCCGTTGAGGTACTCGCCAATGGCGGCGAAACAGGCATCACTTATGGACACCCCTATCGGGATTATGACGTCGAGGGGCGAATCTCAGTGCCTATCTTTACTGGTAGGCGGATCGAGGCGGATGTGCTGGACGCAAAGGCAACCGCTAACCGGAGGAGAGCCGAGTTCGCCGACACGCAGGCAAGGGCGGTATTCGATGTTCGGACGGCTCTTCTGGATTTGACAGCTGCCAGCAAGAGTGTCGAAGTGTCCTTGGAGAATCAAGCCTTGGCGGTCGAGGGCCTGCGCCAGGCGAAGGACCGATTCGACGTTGGTGTGTCGAATGCAGCCGACCTCATCCAAGCTCAGCAGTCCGTGGCGGAGGCCGAGGATAACCGGATTGCCAGCATCTACGCGCATCAGGTCGCGAAACTTCTGCTCATCCGAGCCACTGGCACAGCAGAGCAAGACTACTTATCGTACCTAGGGGCACACTAA
- a CDS encoding TetR/AcrR family transcriptional regulator, whose amino-acid sequence MTNTGTREKIIEAAYLRFYEFGYNGTSVQDIVDQVGVPKGTFYNYFKSKELLGLEALDLYACVADKVFTPPEAAQGSPRSKKPQPSEIARLRGQFEEALKFQERQKISLGCLMGNLTAESSALPESFGKLIEKSFNRWIAAVSASLRAAQVSGEVAQSHDPDGLARYLMAAWFGSLLLMKNSQKKTAIDDFFRLTFDTLLKSEPPLTKKKVPQRRKRK is encoded by the coding sequence ATGACAAACACCGGAACTCGCGAGAAGATCATAGAGGCAGCGTATCTCCGATTCTATGAGTTCGGATACAACGGCACGAGTGTACAAGACATAGTCGATCAGGTCGGCGTTCCCAAGGGAACCTTCTACAACTACTTTAAGAGTAAAGAGCTGTTAGGCCTTGAGGCGCTCGATCTCTATGCTTGTGTCGCCGACAAGGTGTTCACGCCACCCGAAGCCGCACAAGGATCGCCCAGGTCGAAGAAGCCTCAGCCATCGGAGATTGCTCGCCTCCGCGGCCAATTTGAGGAAGCTCTTAAGTTTCAGGAGCGGCAGAAGATCTCTCTCGGCTGCCTTATGGGAAATTTAACCGCGGAATCTTCTGCATTGCCAGAGAGCTTCGGGAAGTTGATTGAAAAGAGCTTTAATCGTTGGATCGCAGCGGTCTCTGCTTCCCTGCGAGCAGCTCAAGTGAGTGGGGAAGTTGCCCAGTCGCATGATCCGGATGGTCTTGCAAGATACCTGATGGCGGCATGGTTCGGCTCGTTGCTGTTGATGAAGAATTCGCAAAAGAAGACAGCGATCGATGATTTCTTCAGACTAACCTTCGATACGCTCCTGAAAAGTGAGCCTCCGCTAACGAAAAAGAAAGTTCCGCAACGTCGCAAGCGGAAATGA
- a CDS encoding HlyD family secretion protein, giving the protein MALTETKGRKASNTLLVALFVAVLISALLGLYFVVHPNEVSTDDAQIDGHVHPINTRIAGTITWVNPNVEDTYYVTAGTVIAHLDPNDYQPTVNRLEGEVQASEAQEHAAALNLPIASATALSRLTSAQASLAEADADSESALSQKTAAEATVAQTEANYHRAEDDRVRYQALVATHEISRSEYDQRVTDAKSAAALLAAAQANSASADQRIEESRQKIKERQSDLRMAETAPESIASARANVLRAAGETRKSKATLWNAQLDLGYTNLVAPVSGIVGRKSMEVGERVAANQLMLTLAPPKDVWAIANFRETQMKKVRIGQSATVHVDSIGRDFQGTVESIGGATGSKYSVIAPDNATGNYVKVVQRIPVRIRLNGLESAGPLLLPGMSIEVSVRVSP; this is encoded by the coding sequence ATGGCATTGACCGAGACCAAAGGCAGGAAGGCTAGCAACACTCTGCTCGTCGCGTTATTCGTAGCGGTACTCATAAGTGCGCTCTTGGGCCTGTATTTTGTGGTTCATCCCAACGAGGTGAGCACGGATGACGCGCAGATAGACGGCCACGTTCACCCGATTAACACTCGAATTGCAGGGACCATCACCTGGGTAAACCCAAATGTTGAGGATACGTACTATGTAACGGCTGGTACCGTGATCGCACATCTGGACCCCAACGACTATCAACCAACAGTCAATCGATTAGAAGGCGAAGTGCAGGCTTCCGAAGCGCAGGAGCATGCCGCAGCGCTGAACCTACCTATCGCTTCAGCGACTGCCTTGAGCAGGCTGACCTCAGCTCAGGCCTCGCTTGCGGAGGCAGATGCAGACTCGGAATCTGCCTTATCTCAAAAGACCGCAGCCGAAGCGACGGTTGCTCAGACCGAGGCGAATTATCACAGAGCAGAAGATGATAGAGTCCGATATCAAGCCCTTGTGGCGACACACGAAATCTCACGATCCGAGTACGATCAGCGCGTGACGGATGCTAAAAGTGCTGCGGCACTTCTTGCAGCCGCTCAGGCCAACAGCGCCAGCGCTGATCAAAGGATTGAGGAATCACGCCAAAAAATCAAAGAGCGGCAAAGTGATCTTCGCATGGCCGAAACCGCTCCGGAGTCAATTGCGAGTGCGCGAGCAAACGTGCTTCGCGCTGCGGGTGAAACAAGGAAATCAAAAGCCACACTTTGGAATGCGCAGCTTGACCTCGGCTACACCAACCTGGTCGCACCCGTCAGTGGAATCGTGGGTCGTAAATCTATGGAAGTTGGAGAGCGAGTGGCGGCCAACCAACTGATGCTAACTCTCGCACCGCCGAAGGATGTATGGGCCATTGCCAACTTTCGAGAAACGCAGATGAAGAAGGTGCGCATCGGCCAGTCCGCAACTGTGCACGTCGATTCAATAGGTCGTGATTTCCAAGGAACTGTAGAAAGTATCGGAGGGGCTACCGGGTCCAAGTACTCAGTGATCGCCCCAGACAATGCAACCGGCAACTATGTGAAGGTCGTTCAGCGCATCCCTGTGCGGATTCGGCTGAATGGCCTTGAATCAGCAGGCCCGCTCTTGTTGCCCGGTATGTCGATCGAAGTTTCAGTTCGAGTGAGCCCATAG
- a CDS encoding MFS transporter produces the protein MTQPAHALPMGTVGSAQSREVSRSATLAALTLASAAETWTTSGVSLTLTDLTGTLSASSDQASWALTVYMAAFAVSIALSDRLSLKYGNRHYLTVLALSYAVASVGCALSTELSIFLLFRAIAGFAGGAFLVRAFVFFTQQYEPAVRPTPLVGYAIAYFFVGRFLSPMICGWLADVASWRFLFVVPTILMLTAAWLFDRYGANHWATEDSRKPLDSFGIGLLILGAVCLQTALSRGEVDGWLESSMLCTFFLVGVTANSLFVLWELSSWNRYPLLDFALLRNSLVRGGAILGFIVGVLLAGSLYVIPQYLRNLEVHSALQTGVLLSIGGASSVLVLCCFRSIIPLFAKIGGTGVLLFALAVEIASQLLFAHFVTTDTPDRDLWLPLALNGIFVGLSVPTLGIVAFATVDNQRASNGRAMYYGCRQLGASVGVTLSAVLIDRRMSLHSSRLLDAFVNRNLSVLGQASYLSDRALSAMVRKQSSVLSYADTFYTMAFVAAITVFFVPLLSYRAAAPSPTRTPLDEPASASLPQAAGGRT, from the coding sequence ATGACACAGCCAGCTCATGCGCTGCCAATGGGGACTGTCGGCTCCGCACAATCACGGGAAGTGAGCAGGTCCGCCACGCTTGCGGCGCTGACACTTGCCAGCGCCGCAGAGACTTGGACCACGTCTGGCGTGAGTCTCACTCTTACGGATCTTACGGGCACTCTGAGTGCCTCGAGCGATCAGGCTAGTTGGGCTCTGACGGTGTACATGGCTGCGTTTGCCGTCTCTATTGCGCTGTCAGATCGCCTCTCCCTGAAATACGGAAACCGGCACTACCTCACAGTTCTCGCCCTGTCTTATGCGGTCGCATCGGTAGGGTGCGCGCTCAGTACCGAGCTGAGTATCTTTCTTCTCTTCCGCGCTATCGCCGGATTCGCGGGCGGGGCGTTTCTGGTCCGTGCATTCGTTTTCTTCACACAGCAATATGAACCTGCGGTTCGCCCTACACCCCTGGTTGGCTATGCGATCGCCTACTTCTTTGTTGGCAGATTCTTGTCACCAATGATATGCGGGTGGCTCGCAGATGTTGCTTCGTGGAGATTCCTCTTTGTTGTACCAACCATCCTGATGCTCACGGCCGCGTGGTTGTTTGATCGGTACGGAGCAAATCACTGGGCGACGGAGGATTCGCGTAAGCCTCTCGACTCATTCGGCATAGGACTTCTCATTCTCGGCGCTGTATGTCTGCAAACCGCTTTGAGCCGCGGCGAGGTAGACGGTTGGCTTGAGTCTTCGATGCTCTGCACCTTTTTCCTCGTGGGGGTCACCGCAAACTCGCTCTTTGTGCTGTGGGAACTGTCTTCCTGGAATAGATATCCTCTGCTTGATTTTGCGCTCCTTCGCAATTCTCTAGTTCGCGGGGGCGCGATCCTAGGCTTTATCGTCGGAGTGTTGCTGGCCGGCAGCCTTTACGTCATTCCCCAGTATTTGCGGAATCTTGAAGTTCATTCTGCACTTCAGACAGGTGTACTCCTCAGCATTGGCGGTGCCTCCTCTGTCCTCGTGCTTTGCTGCTTCCGTTCAATCATTCCTCTCTTCGCGAAGATTGGCGGGACGGGCGTACTTCTTTTTGCTCTTGCCGTGGAAATAGCTTCGCAACTCCTCTTTGCGCATTTCGTAACGACTGATACACCCGATCGAGATCTATGGCTGCCCTTGGCACTAAATGGGATATTTGTTGGGCTGTCCGTCCCTACCCTTGGCATTGTGGCGTTCGCAACGGTCGACAACCAAAGGGCTTCGAATGGTCGCGCGATGTATTACGGATGCAGACAACTCGGCGCATCCGTGGGGGTCACCTTATCGGCGGTCCTCATCGACCGAAGGATGTCACTTCATTCGTCGAGGCTTCTCGACGCCTTTGTTAATCGGAACCTTTCCGTGCTTGGACAAGCTTCATATCTCAGTGACAGAGCACTGTCTGCGATGGTCCGGAAGCAAAGTTCGGTATTGAGTTACGCCGATACCTTTTACACGATGGCGTTTGTGGCCGCGATCACTGTGTTCTTCGTTCCACTTCTTTCCTATCGCGCGGCGGCCCCGTCACCCACGCGAACTCCTCTCGACGAACCGGCCTCTGCCAGCCTCCCGCAAGCCGCTGGAGGGCGCACATGA
- a CDS encoding helix-turn-helix domain-containing protein: MNDRRNPQPYTNVPGSSLPSIANSMYTLPASETRGRTAVIPLLPHTRATNASVDYVHLPRLVVTVHLNPVRVQQRWLLDVSGDPKIDAAENPSIDPDSALSPEVAHTCDSVQFHLPRTTLNDFTDANGLPRLSIECHGDLSESPVFAQLTNLIIPCIEAPSLFSSTFMNHFVMLFCSHVVHLWSSRPKDEEVHRGGLSTWQRRRAMELLSKGTYDDVRLAVIAKECRLSVSHFARSFKKTFGLPVHRWVIEQRVDYAKQLLLNSNESLIEIAFQAGFCDQASFNRTFAKLTGTSPGRWRRESKA, encoded by the coding sequence ATGAATGACAGACGCAACCCACAGCCCTACACAAACGTTCCAGGGAGCTCGCTCCCTTCAATCGCAAACAGCATGTATACCCTGCCCGCATCAGAGACGCGCGGCAGAACGGCAGTGATACCTCTATTGCCTCACACCCGAGCGACAAATGCTTCGGTTGACTACGTTCATCTGCCAAGGCTGGTCGTCACGGTCCATCTCAACCCTGTCCGGGTGCAACAACGGTGGCTGCTGGATGTTTCTGGAGATCCCAAGATCGACGCTGCCGAAAATCCCAGTATCGACCCTGATTCGGCACTTTCCCCTGAGGTCGCTCATACGTGCGATTCCGTGCAGTTTCATCTTCCGCGGACAACACTCAACGACTTCACCGACGCGAACGGGCTGCCTCGACTCTCCATTGAATGCCATGGGGATTTGAGTGAGTCTCCGGTCTTTGCTCAGCTCACGAACCTTATCATTCCCTGCATTGAAGCGCCCTCTCTCTTCTCGTCCACCTTCATGAATCATTTTGTGATGCTCTTTTGCTCCCATGTGGTTCATCTTTGGAGCTCCCGGCCGAAGGATGAAGAGGTACACCGCGGCGGTCTCTCCACCTGGCAGAGGCGGCGGGCGATGGAGCTCTTGTCAAAGGGAACGTACGACGATGTAAGGCTGGCGGTCATCGCCAAAGAGTGCCGCTTGTCTGTGAGCCATTTTGCGCGGTCATTCAAGAAGACCTTCGGACTTCCTGTTCACCGCTGGGTTATCGAGCAGCGAGTCGATTACGCTAAACAACTCCTTCTCAACTCCAACGAATCTCTTATAGAGATCGCCTTCCAAGCCGGATTCTGTGACCAAGCGTCGTTCAATCGAACCTTCGCGAAGCTCACTGGCACCAGCCCAGGCCGTTGGCGTAGGGAGTCTAAAGCATAG
- a CDS encoding SDR family NAD(P)-dependent oxidoreductase, with product MHKGLDGRVAIVTGSSKGFGSAIAKALAAEGASTIVNYVSDEAGAAKTVSEIMAAGGRATAVRGSVSSTSDVRRIFDETIEHFNRVDILVNNAGVYTFGPLAEIEDAEYRRQFDTNVLGTLLMCKEASLRFGETGGSIINIGTAGTTLNLPGTVMYTATKAASDSITRVLAKELGRQDIRVNSVSPGIVLTEGVSALGMSSETAFVADLVSQTPLGRAGTTQDIADVVTFLASDKSRWVTGQMIQASGGLQ from the coding sequence ATGCACAAAGGGCTAGACGGCAGGGTCGCTATCGTTACTGGAAGTTCCAAAGGCTTCGGTTCGGCTATCGCTAAGGCGCTCGCGGCGGAAGGTGCGTCGACAATCGTGAATTATGTGTCGGATGAAGCAGGTGCAGCTAAGACTGTCTCCGAAATCATGGCCGCGGGCGGAAGGGCGACCGCCGTGCGGGGATCGGTAAGTAGCACCTCTGACGTAAGGCGGATCTTTGACGAAACGATCGAGCATTTCAACAGAGTCGACATCCTCGTAAATAACGCAGGAGTGTATACCTTTGGCCCTCTCGCGGAGATCGAAGACGCGGAGTACCGGAGGCAGTTCGATACCAATGTTCTGGGAACACTGCTGATGTGCAAAGAAGCATCTCTTCGGTTCGGTGAGACAGGCGGAAGCATCATAAACATCGGCACCGCAGGTACGACTCTTAACCTACCTGGCACGGTGATGTACACGGCAACCAAAGCAGCCTCCGACTCCATCACTCGTGTTCTCGCCAAAGAATTAGGCAGGCAAGATATCCGAGTGAACTCGGTAAGCCCCGGAATTGTATTGACCGAAGGTGTCAGTGCTTTGGGAATGAGTTCTGAAACCGCCTTTGTTGCAGACCTTGTTTCCCAAACGCCACTGGGGCGTGCTGGAACGACCCAGGACATTGCAGATGTAGTGACCTTTCTTGCCTCAGACAAATCACGCTGGGTGACGGGGCAGATGATACAGGCCTCGGGCGGCCTGCAGTAA
- a CDS encoding response regulator has product MDDDLVCLQLRQTLLESNGYAVIISDRPFEALKQDFDAVDLAFVDYDMPGMNGRELLLRMRASNATFPIVLLSGQAYTLPVEVRVLFSACIDKGSPVQEMLEIIERFRTQGYVEDGLMRGAFGSQT; this is encoded by the coding sequence GTGGATGACGATCTTGTCTGTCTTCAGCTTCGTCAGACTCTTCTTGAAAGCAACGGGTACGCCGTGATCATCTCCGATCGACCGTTCGAGGCTTTGAAGCAAGACTTCGACGCTGTCGACCTGGCTTTTGTGGATTACGACATGCCTGGGATGAATGGCAGAGAGTTGCTGCTCAGAATGCGCGCGTCAAACGCAACATTCCCCATTGTTCTCCTGAGCGGACAAGCCTATACGTTGCCGGTCGAGGTGCGCGTCCTCTTCTCGGCTTGCATCGATAAGGGCTCGCCGGTACAAGAGATGCTCGAAATCATCGAGCGGTTTCGGACCCAGGGATACGTGGAGGATGGGCTTATGCGAGGTGCGTTCGGCTCTCAGACCTGA
- a CDS encoding alpha/beta fold hydrolase: MNRREIVTGIGVAAAWLVAPSSTRAMVEKHLPENLLGGVGASQAKGSESIPPFLEHRVPREGHFLYAREYEGKGPTFVLLHGYPDNLHIYDLLIPVLVAAGRHVVAFDFLGFGASEKPAGIDYGFKQQLGDLHAVVDFLKLDSIVPVAHDAGGVAAINFTLSKPKLIAGLVLLNTFYADAPTLRIPELIELFSLPQTRAFGLAMASDPKQLAFLLRFQQLQFEIGVSQAQIDVIDKLVQPLIFDNFAQQPSAGPAFAALAADLRPQIAVNNLQVSKLAELGIPTTIVWGKSDAYLNVGVAQDLAGHFNGASVHLLDAGHWPQLDRPEDVGRYLLTER, translated from the coding sequence ATGAACAGACGAGAGATAGTTACCGGAATTGGTGTCGCCGCAGCCTGGCTCGTAGCGCCCTCATCCACAAGAGCAATGGTGGAGAAGCACCTACCTGAAAACCTATTGGGCGGGGTAGGAGCATCGCAAGCTAAGGGTTCGGAGTCCATACCTCCGTTCTTAGAGCACCGCGTTCCGCGAGAAGGCCATTTCCTGTATGCCCGTGAGTACGAGGGCAAGGGACCGACGTTTGTTCTCTTGCACGGCTATCCCGACAATCTGCATATCTATGACCTGCTGATCCCAGTACTCGTCGCTGCTGGCCGTCATGTCGTAGCCTTCGATTTCCTTGGTTTTGGGGCTTCCGAGAAACCTGCTGGAATCGACTATGGTTTTAAACAGCAACTCGGAGATCTGCACGCGGTTGTCGACTTCCTCAAACTCGACAGCATTGTGCCGGTCGCTCACGATGCCGGCGGCGTGGCCGCTATCAACTTCACCTTGTCAAAACCTAAGTTGATTGCAGGGCTTGTCCTGTTGAATACCTTCTATGCAGATGCGCCGACGCTCCGTATACCAGAACTGATCGAACTGTTTTCATTACCTCAGACACGCGCCTTTGGACTAGCTATGGCTTCCGACCCCAAGCAGCTAGCTTTTCTTCTGAGGTTTCAGCAACTCCAGTTTGAAATCGGCGTGTCGCAAGCCCAGATCGACGTCATTGACAAGCTGGTACAGCCGCTCATCTTCGACAATTTTGCCCAACAGCCGAGTGCTGGACCCGCCTTCGCGGCTTTAGCTGCAGACCTTCGTCCCCAGATCGCTGTGAACAATCTGCAAGTGAGCAAGCTAGCAGAGTTGGGTATTCCGACGACTATCGTTTGGGGAAAGAGCGACGCGTATCTCAATGTCGGGGTCGCGCAGGATCTCGCCGGCCACTTCAACGGAGCGTCAGTACATCTGCTGGATGCCGGCCATTGGCCGCAACTTGATCGCCCAGAAGATGTCGGACGCTACCTCCTAACAGAGCGATAG
- a CDS encoding TetR/AcrR family transcriptional regulator, producing MTVKHNEQRTRSLILQAAFEIVCIYGFAGVTLGNLAKHIGMSKSGLFAHFKSIEQLHLELIKHIGNVFRSEVVSPAQDVAEGLPRLEATISNWLIWASRPTELGGAPLLASFFEFDDREGSVRDSLLEEGSGWCTHLRQLAIQAVAMGDFRQDLDAEQFVFELCGIYFSFHVSERFMRHSGSHGFATVAVKGLVDRARRH from the coding sequence ATGACTGTAAAACACAATGAGCAGCGGACGCGGTCGCTCATACTTCAAGCTGCATTCGAGATCGTCTGCATCTATGGATTCGCCGGGGTAACGTTAGGAAATCTGGCAAAACACATTGGAATGTCGAAGAGTGGACTCTTCGCACATTTCAAGTCGATAGAGCAACTTCACCTGGAGCTTATCAAACACATTGGCAATGTGTTTCGTTCGGAAGTTGTGTCTCCAGCTCAAGATGTCGCTGAAGGGCTCCCTCGGTTGGAAGCCACCATCTCGAATTGGTTGATATGGGCCTCTCGGCCGACAGAGTTGGGCGGCGCTCCGCTCTTAGCCAGCTTCTTCGAGTTCGATGACCGTGAGGGTTCGGTTCGAGATTCTCTGTTAGAGGAAGGGAGTGGCTGGTGTACCCACTTGCGCCAGCTCGCAATCCAGGCCGTCGCCATGGGCGACTTCCGCCAGGATCTAGACGCCGAGCAGTTCGTCTTCGAGCTTTGTGGGATCTACTTCAGCTTTCATGTCTCGGAGCGCTTCATGCGCCATTCGGGCTCGCATGGTTTCGCAACAGTAGCGGTCAAGGGACTCGTCGACCGTGCCCGCCGGCATTAG